One part of the Symphalangus syndactylus isolate Jambi chromosome 1, NHGRI_mSymSyn1-v2.1_pri, whole genome shotgun sequence genome encodes these proteins:
- the LOC129488550 gene encoding olfactory receptor 5D13, whose translation MCYQLNGPFTSSHEEIAFHQTNHSNASVFRFKKNQTAGVTFILWVFSEYPDLQTPLFLVFLTIYTITVLGNLGMIMVIKINPKLHTPMYFFLSHLSFVGFCYSTTVTPKLLENLVVEDRTISFTGCIMQFFFACIFVVTETFMLAAMAYDRFVAVCNPLLYTVAMSQRLCSLLVAASYSWSLVCSLTYTYFLLTLSFCRTNFINNFVCEHVAIVAVSYSDPYMSQKVILVSATFNEISSLVIILTSYAFIFITVMKMPSTGGRKKAFSTCASHLTAITIFHGTILLLYCVPNSKSSWLMVKVASVFYTVVIPMLNPLIYSLRNKDVKETVRKLVITKLLCHKI comes from the exons ATGTGTTACCAGCTCAATGGGCCCTTTACCTCATCACATGAGGAAATTGCCTTTCACCA AACGAATCACTCAAATGCCTCTGTATTTA gattcaaaaaaaatcagactGCTGGAGTCACTTTCATTCTCTGGGTCTTCTCAGAATATCCAGACCTTCAGACGCCCCTGTTCCTGGTCTTCCTGACCATCTACACAATCACTGTGCTGGGGAATCTGGGCATGATCATGGTCATCAAGATCAACCCCAAACttcacacccccatgtacttttTCCTCAGCCACTTGTCCTTTGTTGGTTTCTGTTATTCCACCACAGTTACGCCAAAACTGCTGGAGAACTTGGTTGTGGAAGACAGAACCATCTCCTTCACAGGATGCATCATGCAATTCTTCTTTGCCTGTATATTTGTGGTGACAGAAACATTCATGCTGGCAGCGATGGCCTATGACAGATTCGTGGCAGTGTGTAACCCTCTGCTTTACACGGTTGCAATGTCCCAGAGGCTTTGCTCCTTGTTAGTGGCTGCATCATACTCTTGGAGTTTAGTTTGTTCCTTAACATACACATACTTTCTGTTGACTTTATCTTTTTGTAGGACTAACTTCATTAATAACTTTGTTTGTGAGCATGTCGCCATTGTTGCTGTGTCCTACTCTGACCCCTACATGAGCCAGAAGGTCATTTTAGTTTCTGCCACATTCAATGAAATAAGCAGCCTGGTGATCATTCTCACTTcctatgctttcatttttatcacTGTCATGAAGATGCCTTCCACTGGGGGGCGCAAGAAAGCGTTCTCCACGTGTGCCTCCCACCTGACCGCCATTACCATTTTCCATGGGACTATCCTTTTACTCTACTGTGTTCCTAACTCCAAAAGTTCATGGCTCATGGTCAAGGTGGCCTCTGTCTTTTACACAGTGGTCATTCCCATGCTGAACCCCTTGATCTATAGCCTCAGGAATAAAGATGTAAAAGAGACAGTCAGGAAGTTAGTCATCACCAAATTATTATGTCATAAAATATAA
- the LOC129488556 gene encoding LOW QUALITY PROTEIN: olfactory receptor 5D13-like (The sequence of the model RefSeq protein was modified relative to this genomic sequence to represent the inferred CDS: deleted 1 base in 1 codon), whose translation MPRPASAGAQCVAPTALHPLFGTPYSPQELSWSPLIFAKEAAEYIANAQSDSHVGCHYKRGKACAQHLEPSFSSTRVTLPGAKWEIVNFGPKSFSKEIECRKDQENQTSEVTFILLGFSEYPDLQMPLFLVFLTIYTVTVLGNLGMIMVIRISPKLHTPMYFFLSHLSFVDFCYSTTVTPKLLENLVVEDRTISFTGCIMQFFFVCIFVGTETFMLAVMAYDRYVVVCNSLLYTVAMSQRLCSVLVATSHSWGIVCSLTLTYFLLELSFRGNNIINNFVCEHAAIVAVFCSDPYVSQEITLVLATFDEISSLMMIFTSYAFIFITVVKMPSTGGRKKALSTCASHLTAITIFHGTILFLYCVPNSKSSWLMVKVTSVFYTVVIPMLNPLIYSLRKKDVLQRWCLVYSACLAQPLAEGSVQVKECRNWSEQVQNQLLWCQQEQTPYEPQGSIQVGCL comes from the exons atgcctcgccctgcttcagctggTGCACAGTGTGTTGCACCGACtgccctgcacccactgtttggcacacCCTA ttctccaCAGGAACTTTCCTGGAGTCCACTAATCTTTGCAAAAGAAGC TGCTGAGTACATAGCAAATGCACAATCGGATAGCCACGTTGGGTGTCACTACAAAAGAGGGAAAGCTTGTGCACAGCACCTTGAGCCCTCATTCAGCTCAACAAGGGTGACACTTCCTGGGGCTAAATGGGAGATTGTGAACTTTGGCCCCAAGTCTTTCAGTAAAGAAATAGAGTGTAGGAA GGACCAAGAAAATCAGACTTCTGAAGTCACCTTCATCCTCTTGGGCTTCTCAGAATATCCAGACCTTCAGATGCCTCTGTTCCTGGTCTTCCTGACCATCTACACAGTCACTGTGCTGGGAAACCTGGGCATGATCATGGTCATCAGGATCAGCCCCAaactccacacccccatgtacttttTCCTCAGCCACTTGTCCTTTGTTGATTTCTGTTATTCCACCACAGTTACACCAAAACTGCTGGAAAACTTGGTTGTGGAAGATAGAACTATTTCCTTCACAGGGTGCATCATGCAATTCTTCTTTGTCTGCATATTTGTAGGGACAGAAACATTCATGCTGGcagtgatggcctatgaccgatATGTGGTGGTGTGTAACTCTCTTCTCTACACAGTTGCAATGTCCCAGAGGCTTTGCTCCGTGTTGGTGGCCACATCACACTCTTGGGGGATAGTCTGTTCCCTGACACTTACCTACTTTCTACTGGAATTATCCTTCAGAGGAAATAATATCATTAATAACTTTGTCTGTGAGCACGCTGCCATTGTTGCTGTGTTTTGCTCTGACCCCTATGTGAGCCAGGAGATCACTTTAGTT CTGGCCACATTCGATGAAATAAGCAGTCTGATGATGATTTTCACTTcctatgctttcatttttatcacTGTCGTGAAGATGCCTTCCACTGGGGGGCGAAAGAAAGCGCTCTCCACGTGTGCCTCCCACCTGACCGCCATTACCATTTTCCATGGGACTATCCTTTTCCTCTACTGTGTTCCTAACTCCAAAAGTTCATGGCTCATGGTCAAGGTGACCTCTGTCTTTTACACAGTGGTCATTCCTATGCTGAACCCCTTGATCTATAGCCTCAGGAAGAAAGAT GTCTTGCAACGGTGGTGCCTTGTTTACTCAGCCTGCCTTGCTCAACCCCTTGCTGAAGGGAGTGTGCAAGTGAAAGAGTGCAGGAACTGGAGTGAGCAAGTGCAGAACCAGCTGCTTTGGTGCCAGCAGGAGCAAACTCCATATGAACCACAGGGCAGTATCCAGGTGGGGTGCTTGTGA